GCCGGCCAGCTCGGCCCCGGCCTCCGCCTCCGCCTCGAGCATGTTGATGCGGTCGGCCATGCGCTCGAACGTGTCGAACGCGCTCGTGTCGCCGAGCCCCTGCATGGTCGCCGCGATCTGCTGTTGCGCCTCGGCGCGCTTCTTGCGCGCGATCAGGATGTTCTTCTTGCGCTTCGCCTCCTCGATCTTGTTGTTGAGCAGGCGCAGCGCATCCTTGAGCTTGGCGACGGCCGCCTTCTGGCCGAGCCATTGTTGCTGGAACTGAGCGGCGATGGTCTCGTGCTCCTGTTTGCGGACGAGCGCCTCTTTGGCCAGCTCATCGTCGCCGGCGCGCACCGCGACCATCGCCTTTCGCTCCCACTCCTTCGCGCGGTCGAGTTCCTGGTTGTATTGCTTTTGCAGCTTCTTCTCGTCGGCGATCGCGACGGCGACCGACTTCTTGGCCTGCACCAGTTGCTGCTGCATCTCCACCAGCACCTGGTTGAGCATCTTCTCCGGATCCTCGGCCTTCGAAATGAGGTCGTTGATGTTGCTCTTGATCAGCGTTCCCAGTCGCGAAAAGATGCCCATGACGCCCCTAAGTCCTTTGTTTTGCTAGGTTGAAGGTAGCCTACGGGATCGCCCGGTCGGTTGCAACGGGTCGCGGCGCGCGATATACGGCCCGGCCATGGCAGACCGGTTACCGCGCCATGTCGCCATCATCATGGACGGCAACGGCCGCTGGGCCCGCACCCGCGGTCTGCCGCGCAGCGAGGGCCACCGAGCCGGTGCCCAGAGCGTGCGCGACGTGGTGCGCGCCGCCCGCCAGATCGGCATCGAAGCGCTCACGCTCTACGCGTTTTCGTCCCAGAACTGGGACCGCCCAGTCGACGAGGTGCAGGCGCTGATGCACCTTTTGCGCGACTACCTGATCGAGGAACGCCCCGAGATCATGGACAACGAGATCCGGCTGCGCGCCATCGGCCACGTCGGCCGGCTGCCGGCGGACGTGCTCGAGCCGCTCGAGGCACTCATCGCCGACTCCGCCGGCAACGACAAGATGACGCTGACCCTGGCGCTGTCGTACGCGGGGCGCGACGCCATCGTGGACGCCGCCCGCGCGTGCGTCGCCGACGGCCTCGCGGCCGCGGAGATCACCGAGGAGACGTTCGGCGCGCGGCTGCCGACGGCGGACCTGCCGCCGCTGGACCTGCTCATCCGCACCAGCGGCGAACAGCGCATCAGCAACTTCCTGCTGTGGGAGGTGGCGTACGCCGAGTTGGTGTTCGACGACACCCTGTGGCCGGACTTTCGCCGCGCCAATCTGTACCGCGCCATCGAAGAGTACGCCCGCCGCGAGCGCCGCTTCGGCAAGACCGGCGATCAGATCGCGCGCGAGGCGACCGCGCCGGCCAGCTCGAACGGCCCGCGGGAGCCGTCCCATGAGCGGTAGCATGAGCAACCTCGCGTCGAGAGTGCTCGTCGCAGTCGTCGCGGTCCCGATATTGCTCGCCGCGATGTATCAGCAACGACCTGAATGGACGTGGGTGCTGGTGTTTGCGGCGTCGCTGGTCGCCATGTACGAGTTCTTCGCGATGGCACTCGACGACCGGACCGACCGTGCCGCGAGCCTCGCGATCGGCGCGGCGGCGGCCGCCGCGCTGTACTGGGTGCCGGCCGAGCGCGGGGCGCCGCTGCTCGCGATGGCCGCGACCGTCGTCGGCCCGGGCATCTACTACCTGTTTCGCTTCGGCGACCAGGCGACCGTCGCGCGCCGGCTGGCGTTCAGCGTCACCGGCATCGCGTACGGCGGCCTGCTCACGACGTTCATCG
Above is a window of Deltaproteobacteria bacterium DNA encoding:
- a CDS encoding PspA/IM30 family protein, which encodes MGIFSRLGTLIKSNINDLISKAEDPEKMLNQVLVEMQQQLVQAKKSVAVAIADEKKLQKQYNQELDRAKEWERKAMVAVRAGDDELAKEALVRKQEHETIAAQFQQQWLGQKAAVAKLKDALRLLNNKIEEAKRKKNILIARKKRAEAQQQIAATMQGLGDTSAFDTFERMADRINMLEAEAEAGAELAGELGGDTLENRFLALESGTASADDELAELKAKMGLLGDGGGGDRKRLEAPAESALSEEDLKELEDLDLSDLEQEIAKDKAANDSEEDEAGDEAAKS
- the uppS gene encoding di-trans,poly-cis-decaprenylcistransferase translates to MADRLPRHVAIIMDGNGRWARTRGLPRSEGHRAGAQSVRDVVRAARQIGIEALTLYAFSSQNWDRPVDEVQALMHLLRDYLIEERPEIMDNEIRLRAIGHVGRLPADVLEPLEALIADSAGNDKMTLTLALSYAGRDAIVDAARACVADGLAAAEITEETFGARLPTADLPPLDLLIRTSGEQRISNFLLWEVAYAELVFDDTLWPDFRRANLYRAIEEYARRERRFGKTGDQIAREATAPASSNGPREPSHER